The following are encoded together in the Papaver somniferum cultivar HN1 unplaced genomic scaffold, ASM357369v1 unplaced-scaffold_17, whole genome shotgun sequence genome:
- the LOC113337671 gene encoding putative F-box protein At1g46984: protein MKGTTTSCIDDQILCEILSRLPLKSLVRFKRVCKSWQSLIEKDQWLIKLHHRRQLKTSPHLYFLTSKAVLESPRVFIVNLMVSFPKDESVKFEIPCTANLCIDTNHKEITTATKTMQAISNKDLLVCQHIQKPINGMICLIDKIERKDMDFDNEVKEDHAAGLYNVITKEATPWIRSAYLAQVEKLCDLSKVDVYRTYEFGFDPTTREYKVICMWSISGYELPKSEGYMEYTIYEDEEENYKMCEALTLGSDTAWRRIDKVPPSGKFSKDLYGSVYANGSIYWMYYNDIRPMLVAFDVGREDYRVIPDLDMIGIDRPNSYYLMELDGHLVIVKNPDNHTVNLWILDDDCDKNTSTTNTSNIKWTKEIIMLPICWSCQYVRLHAVEGTEYLILELSDVKSDEPRYRDSVFVHSYNRKTKTFSKIEITGDESANSFLGANIGHPSYKFTMYVESLLTLQRSYR, encoded by the coding sequence ATGAAGGGTACTACTACTAGCTGCATTGATGATCAAATACTATGTGAGATACTAAGCAGACTTCCATTGAAATCGCTTGTGCGTTTCAAACGCGTATGCAAATCTTGGCAATCCTTGATTGAAAAGGATCAGTGGTTGATCAAATTACACCATCGACGGCAATTGAAAACAAGTCCACATCTCTATTTTTTGACCAGTAAAGCTGTATTAGAAAGTCCACGGGTCTTCATCGTGAATCTCATGGTGTCTTTTCCTAAGGATGAAAGCGTTAAATTTGAGATTCCTTGTACAGCAAACTTGTGCATAGACACAAACCACAAAGAAATAACTACAGCAACAAAAACCATGCAAGCCATATCGAATAAAGATTTGTTGGTTTGTCAGCATATACAAAAACCCATCAACGGTATGATATGCTTAATCgacaaaatagaaagaaaagatATGGACTTTGACAATGAAGTTAAAGAGGATCATGCTGCAGGTCTATACAATGTCATCACCAAAGAAGCGACACCTTGGATCAGATCAGCTTACTTAGCACAAGTAGAGAAATTATGTGACTTATCGAAAGTAGATGTATATCGTACTTATGAATTTGGATTTGATCCTACAACAAGGGAATACAAAGTGATTTGCATGTGGAGCATATCTGGGTATGAGCTTCCAAAATCGGAAGGGTACATGGAGTACACAATATACGAAGACGAAGAGGAGAATTACAAAATGTGCGAGGCCTTGACTCTAGGCAGCGACACTGCTTGGAGAAGGATTGATAAGGTACCACCGTCAGGTAAGTTCTCTAAAGATCTATATGGTTCCGTTTATGCGAATGGTTCCATATATTGGATGTATTACAATGATATTCGTCCCATGCTAGTGGCCTTTGATGTCGGGAGAGAGGATTACAGAGTTATACCAGACCTTGATATGATTGGTATTGATCGGCCTAACTCTTATTATCTTATGGAATTGGATGGGCATCTAGTTATAGTAAAGAACCCAGATAATCACACTGTCAATCTGTGGATACTTGATGACGACTGCGACAAAAATACAAGTACTACAAATACTAGTAACATCAAATGGACTAAAGAGATTATCATGTTACCTATTTGCTGGAGTTGTCAATATGTTCGGCTTCACGCTGTCGAGGGAACTGAGTACTTGATCTTAGAACTATCTGATGTGAAGAGTGATGAACCTCGTTATCGCGATTCTGTTTTCGTTCATTCTTATAATCGGAAGACGAAAACTTTCAGCAAGATTGAAATTACTGGAGATGAAAGCGCCAACTCCTTCTTAGGTGCCAATATTGGTCATCCCTCTTACAAATTTACAATGTATGTTGAAAGTCTTTTGACCCTTCAGAGGAGTTATAGGTGA